The following coding sequences lie in one Lolium perenne isolate Kyuss_39 chromosome 2, Kyuss_2.0, whole genome shotgun sequence genomic window:
- the LOC127335231 gene encoding uncharacterized protein, with product MAARRPASSESMAATNVAHLPLYLLLLSLLITTPSSAAEAEQPVHDLLLSFKASLHDPAGALASWSSSTPYCNWPHVTCTAAAAAANTSSATVSLSLQGLGLSGDINASALCRVPGLAGLSLAGNAFNQTVPLQLSRCASLVSLNLSAGAFWGPLPEQLAALAGLTSFDLAGNDIEGTVPPGLAALRALQVLDLRGNRLSGVLHPALFRNLTSLHYLDLSGNQFLESPLPPELGRMASLRWLFLQGSGFSGAIPDTFLGLEQLEALDLSMNSLTGPVPPGFGLRFQKLLSLDLSRNGFSGPFPNGVENCLMLQRFQVQGNAFTGELPAGLWSLPDLQVIRAENNRFSGRLPELPGGASRLEQVQVDNNSFSGAIPQTIGLIRTMYRFSASLNQLSGSLPENLCDSPAMSIIDVSHNALSGPVPGFRTCKRLVSLRLSGNGFTGTIPASLGDLPVLTYIDLSSNGLTGAIPAELQNLKLALLNVSYNRLSGPVPPQLVSGLPAVFLEGNPGLCGPGLPNDCDAPLRKHRGLALAATVASFVAGAALLAIGAFAICRKFRGKNSSPWNLVLFHPIKITGEELFTAFHEKNVIGRGAFGKVYLIELQEGQNVAVKRLLCSGKLTFREVKNEMKVLAKIRHKNIAKIIGFCYSEGEVSVIYEYFQKGSLQDMIYAPKFTLGWNDRLKVALGVAQGLAYLHHDYTSCVLHRDLKSSNVLLADDLEPRVAGFGIHRVVGEKAYRSSLDSDLNHKCYIAPEQNFTKNPTNFMDVYSFGVILLELITGRPAEQPAAKDCSDIVSWVRRRINLIDGASQILDPSISCTAQQGMQAALALAVRCTSVKPEQRPAMYEVVQLLRVL from the exons ATGGCAGCTCGCCGGCCGGCTtcctccgagtccatggccgccaCCAACGTCGCCCACCTACCACTCTACTTGCTCCTCCTATCGCTGCTCATCACCACCCCGTCCTCGGCGGCAGAAGCGGAGCAGCCGGTACACGACCTCTTGCTCAGCTTCAAGGCCTCCCTGCACGACCCCGCCGGCGCCCTCGCCTCCTGGTCCAGCTCCACGCCCTACTGCAACTGGCCCCACGTCACCTgcacggccgccgccgccgccgccaacaccTCGTCCGCCACCGTCTCCCTCTCTCTCCAGGGCCTCGGCCTCTCGGGCGACATCAACGCCTCCGCGCTCTGCCGCGTGCCGGGCCTCGCCGGCCTCAGCCTCGCCGGCAACGCCTTCAACCAGACCGTCCCGCTGCAGCTCTCGCGCTGCGCCTCGCTCGTCTCCCTCAACCTCAGCGCCGGCGCCTTCTGGGGCCCGCTGCCGGAGCAGCTCGCCGCGCTCGCCGGCCTCACCTCGTTCGACCtcgccggcaacgacatcgagggGACGGTGCCGCCGGGCCTCGCCGCGCTAAGGGCGCTCCAGGTGCTCGACCTCCGCGGCAACCGCCTCTCCGGCGTGCTCCACCCGGCGCTGTTCCGGAACCTCACCAGCCTCCACTACCTCGACCTGTCCGGGAACCAGTTCCTCGAGTCCCCGCTGCCGCCGGAGCTCGGCCGCATGGCCAGCCTCAGGTGGCTCTTCCTGCAGGGCTCCGGGTTCAGCGGCGCCATCCCCGACACCTTCCTCGGGCTCGAGCAGCTGGAGGCCCTCGATCTGTCCATGAACAGCTTGACCGGACCCGTGCCGCCGGGGTTCGGCCTCAGGTTTCAGAAGCTGCTGTCGCTCGATTTGTCGCGGAATGGTTTCTCCGGGCCGTTCCCGAACGGTGTCGAGAACTGCCTGATGCTGCAGAGGTTCCAGGTGCAGGGCAACGCCTTCACCGGGGAGCTCCCCGCCGGGCTGTGGTCCCTACCGGACCTGCAGGTCATCCGCGCCGAGAACAACCGCTTCTCCGGCCGGCTGCCCGAGCTCCCCGGCGGGGCGTCTCGGCTCGAGCAGGTTCAGGTCGACAACAACAGCTTCTCCGGCGCGATACCGCAGACCATCGGCCTGATCCGCACCATGTACCGGTTCTCCGCCTCCCTGAACCAGCTCAGCGGCAGCTTGCCGGAGAACCTCTGCGACTCGCCGGCGATGAGCATTATCGACGTCTCCCACAACGCGCTCTCCGGCCCGGTCCCCGGGTTCAGGACCTGCAAGAGGCTGGTGTCGCTGCGCCTCTCCGGCAACGGTTTCACAGGGACGATACCGGCGTCTCTCGGTGACCTGCCCGTTCTGACGTACATTGACCTGTCCAGCAACGGCCTCACCGGCGCCATTCCGGCAGAGCTCCAGAACCTGAAGCTTGCGCTGCTCAACGTGTCTTATAACCGTCTCTCTGGCCCTGTGCCTCCGCAGCTGGTCTCCGGCCTGCCTGCCGTGTTtcttgaagggaacccggggctcTGCGGTCCGGGACTGCCGAACGACTGCGATGCACCATTGAGAAAGCATCGGGGGCTAGCATTGGCTGCAACCGTGGCGTCATTCGTTGCCGGAGCGGCGCTGCTGGCTATAGGAGCATTTGCAATTTGCAGAAAATTCAGAGGCAAAAACTCATCCCCATGGAATCTGGTGCTTTTTCACCCGATCAAGATCACCGGAGAGGAATTGTTCACCGCATTCCACGAGAAGAACGTCATTGGCAGGGGAGCATTTGGAAAGGTCTATCTGATCGAGCTACAAGAGGGGCAAAATGTTGCAGTAAAGCGGCTGTTATGTTCAGGCAAGCTAACATTCAGAGAAGTGAAGAATGAGATGAAAGTTCTGGCAAAAATCCGGCACAAGAATATTGCAAAGATCATAGGCTTCTGCTACTCAGAAGGAGAGGTCAGCGTGATATATGAATACTTTCAGAAAGGAAGCTTACAAGATATGATCTACGCGCCGAAATTCACGCTGGGATGGAACGACAGGCTAAAGGTTGCACTAGGAGTTGCTCAAGGACTGGCGTACCTTCACCATGATTATACTTCTTGCGTGCTCCATCGTGATCTGAAGTCGAGCAATGTGCTTCTTGCTGATGACCTCGAGCCCAGGGTTGCAGGGTTTGGGATTCATCGTGTTGTCGGGGAAAAGGCATACCGATCTTCCTTGGATTCGGATTTAAATCACAAGTGCTACATCGCGCCAG AGCAAAACTTCACCAAGAACCCAACAAACTTCATGGACGTATACAGCTTTGGGGTAATTCTTCTGGAGCTGATCACCGGGAGGCCGGCAGAGCAGCCGGCGGCCAAGGACTGCTCAGACATCGTGAGCTGGGTGCGGAGGCGAATCAACTTGATCGATGGCGCGTCACAGATACTTGATCCGAGCATATCCTGCACCGCCCAACAGGGGATGCAGGCAGCCCTGGCGCTTGCAGTGCGCTGCACCTCAGTGAAGCCTGAACAGAGACCGGCCATGTATGAAGTTGTGCAGTTGCTGCGGGTGTTGTAG
- the LOC127335232 gene encoding uncharacterized protein: MEHKIPQPCNRVTPPGTLGLDGLATISGHNPPPAAASAMPPFRRWADLPPDLLCRIGDSLDLKCYASARGACTAWRCALSPPSPSLLVVLDDARCCPSAASLPTHRSFDLKAILSGGRCVGSSNGWLALSVCLYGGHSMFSLFNPITAAEIILPPLIYESRWVSKLVFAPNPARDDFAAAAICDIDRLAYVTAGARRWAILDPVRLTAGDQLADVVYHDKGRVYCLTRYGDVHVLRLPERRRRKPIMVEDPAAGPSSGPAIPLLSYSSTADRAALRFQGRRTQTQQQRNMRMICYEHRRWREQHPIAIPQATTMKGTYCTDLFMPLRRVPPGSVGPDLNAPATVEPFLSDGNLPFDPATSFAPPYNTVSVFTSAKNLVFCDGNMYQIWRNASCTVTLQLPGGGHRRVAENEVLVLRYYPRRQPCWDAVQDLGGYSVFVGRNNAVAMYADGVLGLKGNCVYWIGGRGRDQGMVFDMATGRSTPCLPAAGVVPGAPQSTICWYFLSDMVNNCNNNEGRRVYQTRARVRADREQDMETEE; the protein is encoded by the coding sequence ATGGAGCATAAAATTCCCCAACCTTGCAATCGCGTCACTCCTCCTGGAACCCTAGGACTAGATGGCCTAGCCACCATTTCTGGACACaatccgccgcccgccgccgccagcgCCATGCCGCCCTTCCGGCGCTGGGCGGATCTGCCGCCGGATCTGCTCTGCCGCATCGGGGACAGCCTCGACCTCAAGTGCTACGCCAGCGCGCGCGGGGCCTGCACGGCGTGGCGATGCGCGCTCTCGCCGCCCTCCCCCTcgctcctcgtcgtcctcgacgACGCCCGCTGCTGCCCCTCCGCCGCCTCGCTCCCCACGCACCGCTCCTTCGACCTCAAGGCCATCCTCTCGGGGGGCCGCTGCGTCGGCTCCAGCAACGGCTGGCTCGCGCTCTCCGTCTGCCTCTACGGCGGCCACAGCATGTTCAGCCTCTTCAACCCCATCACCGCCGCCGAGATCATCCTGCCGCCGCTCATCTACGAGAGCCGCTGGGTCTCCAAGCTCGTCTTCGCGCCCAACCCCGCCAGGGACgacttcgccgccgccgccatctgcGACATCGACAGGCTCGCCTACGTCACCGCCGGGGCCAGGCGCTGGGCCATCCTCGACCCCGTCCGCCTCACCGCCGGGGATCAGCTCGCCGACGTCGTCTACCACGATAAAGGTAGGGTCTACTGCCTCACCCGCTACGGGGACGTCCACGTGCTCCGCCTaccggagcgccgccgccgcaaACCCATCATGGTCGAAGATCCCGCCGCCGGCCCCTCATCGGGACCAGCGATACCTTTACTCTCCTACTCCTCCACCGCGGACCGTGCCGCGCTTCGTTTCCAGGGGAGGCGGACCCAAACCCAGCAGCAGCGCAACATGCGCATGATCTGCTACGAGCATCGACGATGGAGAGAGCAGCATCCCATCGCGATCCCACAGGCGACAACAATGAAGGGCACCTACTGCACCGATCTCTTCATGCCTCTTCGAAGAGTTCCTCCTGGATCTGTCGGGCCAGACCTAAACGCACCGGCCACAGTCGAGCCCTTCCTCTCTGACGGCAACCTTCCCTTCGACCCTGCCACCAGTTTTGCCCCGCCATACAACACAGTCTCTGTTTTCACCAGTGCCAAGAACCTCGTCTTCTGCGACGGCAATATGTACCAGATCTGGAGGAACGCGAGCTGCACGGTTACTCTGCAGCTGCCGGGAGGTGGCCATCGCCGCGTAGCAGAGAATGAAGTGCTGGTTCTCAGGTATTATCCGCGTCGCCAACCATGCTGGGATGCTGTGCAAGACTTGGGGGGCTACTCTGTTTTCGTCGGGAGGAACAACGCGGTGGCCATGTATGCCGATGGTGTTCTGGGGCTCAAGGGTAACTGCGTCTACTGGATCGGCGGCAGGGGCAGGGATCAGGGCATGGTCTTCGACATGGCAACTGGGAGGTCTACGCCTTGCCTTCCTGCAGCTGGTGTCGTACCGGGTGCTCCGCAGAGCACAATCTGCTGGTACTTTCTCAGTGACATGGTGAATAACTGCAACAATAATGAAGGCAGGAGAGTTTATCAGACTCGGGCAAGAGTCCGGGCTGATCGCGAACAAGATATGGAAACGGAAGAGTGA